From a region of the Erinaceus europaeus chromosome 14, mEriEur2.1, whole genome shotgun sequence genome:
- the LOC107523496 gene encoding large ribosomal subunit protein uL16-like, producing MSICTKLQNKEHVIEVLRRAKFKFPGCQKIHISMKWGFTPSLTQDEFEDMVTEKRLIPDGCGVNYIPNRGPLDKWRALHS from the coding sequence ATGTCCATCTGCACCAAGCTGCAGAACAAAGAGCATGTAATTGAGGTCCTGCGCAGGGCCAAGTTCAAATTCCCTGGATGCCAGAAGATCCACATCTCCATGAAGTGGGGCTTCACACCAAGTTTAACTCAAGATGAATTTGAAgacatggtgactgaaaagcgcCTCATCCCAGATGGCTGTGGAGTCAATTACATCCCCAACCGCGGTCCCCTGGACAAGTGGCGGGCCCTGCACTCCTGA